GACAAACCGGAGGAAGGTGGGGATGACGTCAAATCATCATGCCCCTTATGATTTGGGCTACACACGTGCTACAATGGATAATACAAAGGGCAGCGAATCCGCGAGGCCAAGCAAATCCCATAAAATTATTCTCAGTTCGGATTGTAGTCTGCAACTCGACTACATGAAGCTGGAATCGCTAGTAATCGTAGATCAGCATGCTACGGTGAATACGTTCCCGGGTCTTGTACACACCGCCCGTCACACCACGAGAGTTTGTAACACCCGAAGCCGGTGGAGTAACCTTTTATTAGGAGCTAGCCGTCGAAGGTGGGACAAATGATTGGGGTGAAGTCGTAACAAGGTAGCCGTATCGGAAGGTGCGGCTGGATCACCTCCTTTCTAAGGATATTACGGAATGACCATTAGGTCATGGAATAGCGTAGACATATTGTATTCAGTTTTGAATGTTTATTTAACATTCACATTGCACATTGAAAACTAGATAAGTAAGCAAATAGATTTTACCAAGCAAAAAAACCGAGTGAATTTCTAACGAAATTCAAGCTTAATAATCGCGCGTCGTCTTTTTAGACGACATCACAGATTAATAACATTTATTTTCTTAAACAGTGATGTATAAGGAAATATTAGATTAAGTTATTAAGGGCGCACGGTGGATGCCTTGGCACTAGAAGCCGACGAAGGACGTTACTAACGACGATATGCTTTGGGGAGCTGTAAGTACGCTTTGATCCAGAGATTTCCGAATGGGGAAACCCAGCATGAGTTATGTCATGTTATCCGCATATGAATACATAGTATGTGAGAAGGCACACCCGGAGAACTGAAACATCTTAGTACCCGGAGGAAGAGAAAGAAAACTCGATTCCCTGAGTAGCGGCGAGCGAAACGGGAAGAGCCCAAACCAACAAGCTTGCTTGTTGGGGTTGTAGGACACTCAATACGGAGTTACAAAGGAAATAATTAGACGAATGGCTTTGGAAAAGCCAACCATAGAAGGTAAAAGTCCTGTAGTCGAAAGTTATTTCTCTCCTGAGTGGATCCTGAGTACGGCGGAACACGTGAAATTCCGTCGGAATCCGGGAGGACCATCTCCCAAGGCTAAATACTCTCTAGTGACCGATAGTGAACCAGTACCGTGAGGGAAAGGTGAAAAGCACCCCGGAAGGGGAGTGAAATAGAACCTGAAACCGTGTGCTTACAAATAGTCAGAGCCCGTTAATGGGTGATGGCGTGCCTTTTGTAGAATGAACCGGCGAGTTACGATTTGATGCAAGGTTAAGCAGTAAATGTGGAGCCGTAGCGAAAGCGAGTCTGAATAGGGCGAATGAGTATCTGGTCGTAGACCCGAAACCAAGTGATCTACCCATGTCCAGGTTGAAGTTCAGGTAACACTGAATGGAGGACCGAACCGACTTACGTTGAAAAGTGAGCGGATGAGGTGTGGGTAGCGGAGAAATTCCAATCGAACTTGGAGATAGCTGGTTCTCTCCGAAATAGCTTTAGGGCTAGCCTCAAGTGATGATTATTGGAGGTAGAGCACTGTTTGGACGAGGGGCCCCTCTAGGGTTACCGAATTCAGACAAACTCCGAATGCCAAATAATTTAACTTGGGAGTCAGACTATGGGTGATAAGGTCCGTAGTCGAAAGGGAAACAGCCCAGACCACCAGCTAAGGTCCCAAAATATATGTTAAGTGGAAAAGGATGTGGCGTTGCCCAGACAACTAGGATGTTGGCTTAGAAGCAGCCATCATTTAAAGAGTGCGTAATAGCTCACTAGTCGAGTGACACTGCGCCGAAAATGTACCGGGGCTAAACATATTACCGAAGCTGTGGATTATCCGTAAGGATAATGGTAGGAGAGCGTTCTAAACGTGTCGAAGCATGATCGTAAGGACATGTGGAATGTTTAGAAGTGAGAATGCCGGTGTGAGTAGCGAAAGATGGGTGAGAATCCCATCCACCGATTGACTAAGGTTTCCAGAGGAAGGCTCGTCCGCTCTGGGTTAGTCGGGACCTAAGCCGAGGCCGATAGGCGTAGGCGATGGATAACAGGTAGATATTCCTGTACCACCTATGATTGTTTGAACGATGGGGGGACGCAGTAGGATAGGCGAAGCGTGCTGTTGGAGTGCACGTCCAAGCAATAAGACTGAGTGTTAGGCAAATCCGGCACTCGTAAGGTTGAGTTGTGATGGGGAGTTGGATCATGTATCCGGCGAGTCGTTGATTTCACACTGCCAAGAAAAGCCTCTAGTTAGAAAATAGGTGCCCGTACCGCAAACCGACACAGGTAGTCAAGATGAGAATTCTAAGGTGAGCGAGCGAACTCTCGTTAAGGAACTCGGCAAAATGACCCCGTAACTTCGGGAGAAGGGGTGCTTTTTAGGGTGAAAGCCTTGAAGAGCCGCAGTGAATAGGCCCAAGCGACTGTTTATCAAAAACACAGGTCTCTGCTAAACCGTAAGGTGATGTATAGGGGCTGACGCCTGCCCGGTGCTGGAAGGTTAAGAGGAGTGGTTAGCTTCTGCGAAGCTACGAATCGAAGCCCCAGTAAACGGCGGCCGTAACTATAACGGTCCTAAGGTAGCGAAATTCCTTGTCGGGTAAGTTCCGACCCGCACGAAAGGCGTAACGATTTGGGCACTGTCTCAACGAGAGACTCGGTGAAATCATAGTACCTGTGAAGATGCAGGTTACCCGCGACAGGACGGAAAGACCCCGTGGAGCTTTACTGCAGCCTGATATTGAAATTTGGCACAGCTTGTACAGGATAGGTAGGAGCCTTTGAAGCGTGAGCGCTAGCTTACGTGGAGGCGCTGGTGGGATACTACCCTGGCTGTGTTGACTTTCTAACCCGCACCATTTGATCATGGTGGGAGACAGTGTCAGGCGGGCAGTTTGACTGGGGCGGTCGCCTCCTAAAGAGTAACGGAGGCGCTCAAAGGTTCCCTCAGAATGGTTGGAAATCATTCGCAGAGTGTAAAGGCACAAGGGAGCTTGACTGCGAGACTTACAAGTCGAGCAGGGTCGAAAGACGGACTTAGTGATCCGGTGGTTCCGCATGGAAGGGCCATCGCTCAACGGATAAAAGCTACCCCGGGGATAACAGGCTTATCTCCCCCAAGAGTTCACATCGACGGGGAGGTTTGGCACCTCGATGTCGGCTCATCGCATCCTGGGGCTGTAGTCGGTCCCAAGGGTTGGGCTGTTCGCCCATTAAAGCGGTACGCGAGCTGGGTTCAGAACGTCGTGAGACAGTTCGGTCCCTATCCGTCGTGGGCGTAGGAAATTTGAGAGGAGCTGTCCTTAGTACGAGAGGACCGGGATGGACATACCTCTGGTGTACCAGTTGTCGCGCCAGCGGCATAGCTGGGTAGCTATGTATGGACGGGATAAGTGCTGAAAGCATCTAAGCATGAAGCCCCCCTCAAGATGAGATTTCCCAACTTCGGTTATAAGATCCCTCAAAGATGATGAGGTTAATAGGTTCGGGGTGTAAGCGCAGTAATGTGTGTAGCTGACGAATACTAATCGATCGAAGACTTAATCAAAATTTTTAACTCGGTTTACGCCGTAAAATCTGCTTACTATCTAGTTTTGAATGTGTAATATCATTCTTATAATTGCGTAGAGAAAACGCTTATAGACGACGAATCACAATGGATGACAAATGAGTTTACTCAAGTAAATGAATGCGAAAGCCAGAAGTGATGAGGAAGTATGTAAACGATTGTCTCAAGCAAGTATTTGTCTGGTGATGATGGCAAAGAGGTCACACCTGTTCCCATGCCGAACACAGAAGTTAAGCTCTTTAGCGCCGATGGTAGTTGGACTTACGTTCCGCGAGAGTAGGACGTTGCCGGGCAAATATTTTTAAAATGGATGCGATGAGCCGCACTCGAGACCTGTTAGGTCTCTTTTTTTGTACTTTTTTATTTGCAACTCTAACATGAATCATGCATTAAAATTCTAATATATTGATAGATTGGCTATCTTATAGGTCATAAAACATAGTGATTTAATTAAACAGAAATGAATTTAGATTATCATGCTTTAAAAGCAAATATATTTTGTGTAGTGCTGACGCCCAGGGGAATGGACGATTGAAAAAGTTTAATTAATCACTAGTTCATTTACAATAATGTTTTTAATCTCAAAACAGAGCGTGTTTAAAAAAGTAATAGATTTTGTGTAGTGCTGACGCCCGGGGGAAAGCATGAGTGAGAGACTACAGGCTCGAGCCATGCCCCCAGGCAAGCATACACAAACAAAATCTTAAAAAAATAAGCATATCGCTATTCCAAGCGATATGCTTATTAATGTTTAAATAAGTAATGAATAAAGCATCTTATTTTGATTAATATAAATATATTTAGGATCGAATTCACTCACGTTTTTATAAAGCTGATCGATATCATTATGATCTTTTAGTTGAATACCAATGATAACTGATCCAGTGTTTTGACTAGATTTTTTTAAGTATTCAAACTTAGTTATATCATCATTTGGTCCTAAAACATCATTTACAAATTCGCGAAGTGCACCTGGTCTTTGTGGAAAGTTTACAATGAAGTAATGCTTCATATCTTCAAACAGTAATGAACGTTCTTCAATTTCTTTCATTCTATTGATGTCATTATTACCACCACTGACGATACATACAACATTTTTACCTTTAATTTCATTCTTATAATGATTTAAGGCACTTACACTTAATGCACCAGCTGGTTCAGCAATAATTGCTTGTTTAGAATACATATCTAAAATAGTACTACAAACTTCACCTTCATCTACTGCAACAAAATCATCAACAATATTTTTAGAAATATCAAAAGTTAATTGTCCTACACGACCTACAGAAGCACCGTCTACAAATTTATCAATATCAGTTAATGTGACGATTTTATTTGCTTTAACTGACTGAGCCATACTACTAGCGCCTAGAGGTTCTACACCAATTACTTGAGTTTCAGGCATTTTATCTTTTAAGTAAGTTCCAACCCCTGAAATTAAACCTCCACCGCCAATTGCAGCGAAACAATAATCAAATGTAATGTTTTCTTCTGTCGCAAAATCAACCATTTCTTTAGCAATAGTACCTTGACCAGCAATTGTATTGATATTATCAAATGGATCAATAAAGCTTAATCCAAATTGTTCTGTATATTCCAATGCATGTTTAAGGCAATCATCAAAAGTATCACCAATGAGTTCGATTTGAACAAATGCTCCACCAAAAAATTTAACTTGATTTATCTTCTGAGCAGGGGTAGTTACTGGCATAAAGATAACAGCTTTGATTGCTAATTGTTTTGCTGTAAAAGCAACACCTTGAGCATGGTTACCCGCACTTGCACAACTTACACCGTTAGCGCGTTCTTCATCTGTTAATTGATTAATAGCATAACATGCACCACGGAGTTTAAATGATCTAACCCATTGTAGATCTTCTCTTTTTAAATAGACGTTACAGTCATATTTTTGTGATAAATACATATCTTTTTCTAAAGGGGTTTGTTTAACAGTATCTTTTAATTTTAAAAATGCTTCTTCGATATCTTCAGCATTTAAACGTGTTTTTAAGGTCATTCTATCACTCCTAAATTAGTTGTGCATTTTTTCGTAATTACTGATTTGTTCCTCGTAAGTTAATGTAATAGCAATATCATCTAATCCATTAACGAGTTTATTTTTCCATGTTGCATCTATATCAAAGTGATATGTTGCTTCTGGGGTTTTAATTTGTTGATTTGGTAAATCAATTGTAATTTCAGAATGTTGTGCAATAGCTTCTCTATCGTCTTTATTTTCAATTACGATAGGCAACATTCCATTTTTTGTACAGTTCATATAGAAGATATCACTGAAACTACCAGCAATAATAATAGTGAAACCAAAGTCTTTAAGTGCCCATGCAGCATGTTCTCTAGAAGAACCACAACCAAAGTTATCACCAGAAATTAAGATACTTGCACCTTTGTATTCTGGTTTATTCAAATTGAATTCTGGGTTATCAGAACCATCTTCAAGATAACGCCATTCATCAAATAGAAATGGTCCGAAACCTGTTTTAGAAATACGTTTCAAAAATGCTTTAGGTATAATTTGGTCTGTATCAATATTATCATTGAGTAGGGGAACAGTCTTACCTTGGAAAGTTGTAATTGGTTCCATTTAGATAACCACCTTTCTAGTATCTACAAATCTACCGTTGATTGCTGCAGCGGCAGCCATTGCTGGTGAAACAAGATGTGTACGTGCGCCTTTACCTTGTCTACCTTCAAAGTTACGGTTACTTGTAGAAGCACAGTGTACACCATTTGGAACTTGGTCAGGATTCATACCTAGACACATAGAACAACCTGGTTCACGCCAATCAAATCCTGCATCTTTGAAAATTTTATCTAGTCCTAATGCTTCTGCTTGATTCTTTACACTTCTAGATCCAGGTACAACAATTGCTGTAATATCTTGGTGTACTTTATGACCATCTACAATTTTACTTGCTTCAATTAAATCTGAAAGTCTTGCATTTGTACATGATCCTAAGAAAACATAACCTAGAGGGATATCTCTCGCTGTTTGTCCTGGTTGAAGTCCCATGTAATTATATGCTCTTTCATCATTGATATCTTTAATTTCTGGGAATGGGGTATTAAAATTAACTCCCATTTCAGGGCTTGTTCCCCAAGTAACTTGAGGTTCTAACTCGTTTACATCTACTTGAATGACTTTATCATAAGTAGCATCTTCGTCTGAATAAAGAGTTTTCCAATCTTCAATACTTTCTTCAAAGTGCTCAGGTTGATATTCACGACCTTTAACATATTCAAAAGTTGTTTCATCTGGTTTCATCATGCCGTATTTAGCACCGGCTTCAATAGCCATATTACAAATGGTCATACGCTCATCCATTGTCATATTAGAAATGGCTTCACCTGCAAATTCTAGAGCGTATCCAGAACCAAAATCAACGCCATACTGATTAATCAAGTAAAGAATGATGTCTTTAGCGTAAACACCAGTAGGTAAAGTACCATCTACTTGTATTTTTAAGTTTTTCGGCTTTGTTTGCCAAAGTGTTTGTGTTGCGAAGACATGTTCTACTTCGCTTGTACCAATTCCAAATGCAATAGCACCAAATG
The Mammaliicoccus sp. Dog046 genome window above contains:
- the ilvA gene encoding threonine ammonia-lyase IlvA, whose product is MTLKTRLNAEDIEEAFLKLKDTVKQTPLEKDMYLSQKYDCNVYLKREDLQWVRSFKLRGACYAINQLTDEERANGVSCASAGNHAQGVAFTAKQLAIKAVIFMPVTTPAQKINQVKFFGGAFVQIELIGDTFDDCLKHALEYTEQFGLSFIDPFDNINTIAGQGTIAKEMVDFATEENITFDYCFAAIGGGGLISGVGTYLKDKMPETQVIGVEPLGASSMAQSVKANKIVTLTDIDKFVDGASVGRVGQLTFDISKNIVDDFVAVDEGEVCSTILDMYSKQAIIAEPAGALSVSALNHYKNEIKGKNVVCIVSGGNNDINRMKEIEERSLLFEDMKHYFIVNFPQRPGALREFVNDVLGPNDDITKFEYLKKSSQNTGSVIIGIQLKDHNDIDQLYKNVSEFDPKYIYINQNKMLYSLLI
- the leuD gene encoding 3-isopropylmalate dehydratase small subunit, translated to MEPITTFQGKTVPLLNDNIDTDQIIPKAFLKRISKTGFGPFLFDEWRYLEDGSDNPEFNLNKPEYKGASILISGDNFGCGSSREHAAWALKDFGFTIIIAGSFSDIFYMNCTKNGMLPIVIENKDDREAIAQHSEITIDLPNQQIKTPEATYHFDIDATWKNKLVNGLDDIAITLTYEEQISNYEKMHN
- the leuC gene encoding 3-isopropylmalate dehydratase large subunit, whose product is MAQTLFDKVWNRHIIAGKEGEPQLLYIDLHLIHEVTSPQAFEGLRLQNRKVRRPDRTFGTLDHNVPTIDIFNIRDEVANKQINALQKNCEAFGVKLFDMGSDEQGIVHMVGPETGLTQPGKTIVCGDSHTATHGAFGAIAFGIGTSEVEHVFATQTLWQTKPKNLKIQVDGTLPTGVYAKDIILYLINQYGVDFGSGYALEFAGEAISNMTMDERMTICNMAIEAGAKYGMMKPDETTFEYVKGREYQPEHFEESIEDWKTLYSDEDATYDKVIQVDVNELEPQVTWGTSPEMGVNFNTPFPEIKDINDERAYNYMGLQPGQTARDIPLGYVFLGSCTNARLSDLIEASKIVDGHKVHQDITAIVVPGSRSVKNQAEALGLDKIFKDAGFDWREPGCSMCLGMNPDQVPNGVHCASTSNRNFEGRQGKGARTHLVSPAMAAAAAINGRFVDTRKVVI